Genomic DNA from Paramisgurnus dabryanus chromosome 11, PD_genome_1.1, whole genome shotgun sequence:
TAGAAATGGCAAAAGTGTATTACCATTTGCAAACCAattttttgatttgattttaatCAGTACAACCTTTGTTCTCTCCCAATTAAGTTACAGCATTGCAAAATACCTGGAGCGTAATAGATGGTAGAGGCCATGCCCAGTGTCTCTTTGGTTAATTCTTTCAGTCGTTTCATTTCAGAATGCACACAGGAGTAGTCGTTGGGTATCTTGAGAGCATTTTCTAACTGCGTTCTGGTCTCAGCTCGGGAACCTTGGTAAAATAGAATATGGGTGTATTTACATCAAGAGAACAGCAGGTCAAGAGAAAACAATGTGCAGTTTTTACTGATTGTATAATACCCATTTCAACTTTCTTACCCAAAAGCAGGTTAGAGAGAACGGTAGCAATACTGATTGGGGAGAAGATCAAGTTTTTTGTCGGCTTTGAACCTTTAAGATGAGAGTAGACTGTAGTGGAGAAATGAACGAGTGATTCCCGCAAAATTGATCTCCATGATCTGTTCTCAGGATCCACGCAGGACTCCCAGGGGCCGGTTTGGTTATAGCAGCGGGGCAGAGGAGGAGCTTGAGTGTAAAATGACAGGTAAGGGTTACATGAATGTGTTGATGTGTTAATCaaaattttcttttgttttcaaATGTCAAGGGCCAAGATTAAAATTGGACCCAAATACAACCGTCTCCATCTTAGTTTCATTTAGCTTGTGCTCTTGGATTTAAAAGAAGTGTCTAATAGGTACGAGAAACACCTTCAATTTCCAGCTCCATCAACAGGGTCTCAGTCGAATTATGAGGGATACATTGATACATTCCAGCATCTTTTTCTTCAGCCTTAAGAATTTCTATGGACCAGTCCTGTTCTTCGGGCCTGATATGCCAGACTATCCTGTGCTCATCTTTATCTTTGGGTTTAAGCTGCACCCACTTTCCAGATATCTCTCGTTTCCAGACTACAGGGGTTGTTTTGTTCGGTCCAAATGGGAGAGAATTAGGAACCTGACATGGAAGGATCACATCATTCTCAGCTTGCGCTTTAATGACCTTCCACTCCCGGAATGGTAGCGGTTCTGAAAGGAAATTAATCATGGAATCAAGTTTGCTGGTCCTGTCTGGATTTTGGCTTTTATTGCTAACAGCTTCCCAAGATCTTATGTGATGATCAAACAACAGCTTTATTTTAACAGAAAgttctttacattacattaGGTAGATGATTTAATGTAGAtcacaaaaaaagactttaatgATGACTGTGTCACATTCACTCTTAAGAGTCTGTAGGTACTTTTGCAAGGCATCCCCTCATTGTAAAGAGAAAAGTCTCACCTGCAACGTGTATTGTGAATTTTCTTTCCAACCTCACCCGATCTTCTCCTTTCCATCCTTCTTGTACACACCTGTACTCTCCTTCGTTGTTGGCATTTAGGTTTGTGAGGTGCAAGATGTTGCCTTGCGAAGGCAGGAGATGCTGAGCGTGTGTCTGAGCGGGTGTAAACGTCCAGGTAAATTTAGAGTCACCCAGCACAGGTGCATTATCAGGAAGGCAAGGAATGGAAATGTCGAGGTTTAATGGAATGGTCAGATTACAGGAAGTCAGGGAGAGCTATaggaaaaataaaacatgcGTGATGAAATCGTTTACATATTTAGTGGCTTAAGGATTATTTCACCAACAAAACTgaaaaatgtgtcattattaCAAAAgaattcatttacatttacacaccTCTAACAAGAGCAGCAGAACGATTCGATACATACTGATGGCAGTACCCCTGGTAAGAAAAGCATACTTTAGGTTTTAACACAGATAAAATgtacatgcactgtaaaaatgcgcagttttttgtcaaatcaacacatatttttatgtttatttaatgtaaaaaaataagttacacaattttaacttgaatttataagttatgtcaatttTTTAAGCCAATGCttaaaatagtaagttgaattgacttgcacaaccaatttttttaattttgtgctgcattttttttacaattagcCAATGTTTTGcattcaaaatgtgtgttccctgggatttaTCCCACAACCTTTGTGATGTTAATGCAATGATTGAGTTTTGAATTGCTTTCCCTAATGTATTTCTGCCTCTTTCTAACAAATGTACAATAAATATCTAttatcactgtaaaaagtgaaacgttggattaacttaaaaattacttcaattggtaacacctaaaaatgtaAGTTCTTTCagcttttatatttaaacatgtaagttgaaacaacttaattttttcaggtttaaagtattttttaagttgatccaacttttactttttacagtgtagcttgGACATTTTATCttccatatggcaaaaaaactaaacatttttcaaatatttttggccaaaaaagaaaaaatatattttgaaatataaaaaaaaaaaggatttatcaccaatatatttaaataaatatatattaaagcatttatatttgtcgcattgaaagaaaaactttatatacaaaaatataacaggcttgaaaatgttaaaatgaaatatattttcaactgcaaaaatatacatataattttatatttatgcatacttatacattttatacattatacatttatacaaactttaatattttggccaggaacattttttgccatatgggttaTAAAAttggaaatgtatttgtttgcccctaaaatacattttgaaatatatactaatatatgaaggttacaactaaatatattttcaaattcaaaatatattcAATTAAGCTTTAATttctacaaaatatatttagcatatatttaaaacatatttttggccagagaactagtttttttttttttgccatatgggctGTTTAGGAAAATCCAACAGACAAACATGATAACAAAGCAAAATATTATTCAAGCAATATAGATGGACTTACAGATGCAGCTTCAAGCTCatgaaatgttatttattgtGTCTGTGTGGCAGTTTCTTGTGATTTTTTTCCTGCGTTCTCTTTGGTAATGGGTAAATCATTGCACAAATGTTTGCTAACGCattgattttttatttacacaGATCCTGGATTGAAATCTAACTGATTTACTGAAAATCACATGACAGAGGTCAGTGGTCAGCTAAGGCAAATAACAAACCCAttatatagtgcaaattaaaGAGACCCACAATCCtgttttgatttgatttgattttctGTACTTAAAAACAAGACTGACTACTACGTTCATCActtagcaaatatatttttaattataaataattgtaaGATAAATCATTAgccttaaaattattttaaaacgtGGACTGTTGTCAGGGCCAATGGTTCGAGCCCTGGATCGATGTCATCACTTAgccctctctccaccctgtgCTTAGAAATGGAAATATGAGGAAATGCAAATGTGTGCTCTTTTATAATTGAGTAGTTTTCATTTCCCATTTCattttattaatgaaatgtaagttttgttttaatatgAAAATACCATATGGTATATCATAACACAATCATTGTCATTAGTTTGACTGAACTggtttttgtgtcatttaccGCAACACCCAAGCGACTAAAGTGATCCCCCTTATCTCACCGTGTAACCCACAAGTGTGTGACCACGTCCCGACTCATCGTTTGAAAACCCTTGGCCtacaaaatgtgttatttttcttTAGTTTTCTACTCACAAAGTCAAGATTTCTCAGGCCTAGTCAGTACTATGTAGTTGTTTTGGCTTGTTTTTCTCTGTGGGTTTTGAATATGAATAGATTATTAATATGCTAATTAATGGAAATGTCACAGATGACTTTGATAAAAATCCACCGCGGGTTGCATGTGTCCCAGTATCTGCCTCTCAAGTGTTCCCCCAAAGAGTACTTACTGTAATAAATGATTTCTTAAGTATGTTTTTCTAAAACTAGTAAATATTTAGAGTACCATTCACAGATAATAaataatgctgtttttttagctCTATTGGTTGGTTAATACAAAGTTACTTATAAAAAGTTATTTGGCAACGTAGAGCACAAAATCGACTGAGTGACCCACAGACTGCAGCTTTGTTGGGCAAAATAGACAATGTTGCCCACCTTTTTATCCTGAGCTAAAAGGGCATGTTTATCCTGTGTTTTGGTGCATCTCCAACATAGGGGAGTGAGCGGGTTTTATCTGACTTTGACGCAGAAGGAAAAATTCAGTTGTGATATGGACAGAAATTCTTATCTGAGACCGAAGCAGCTGTAAGTTTGTAACTAAAAACTCTCACCTGTGAAACGTGATGCTGATTTGCAAATATGGTGAAGGATTGCAAGACACATTTGTTTACATGCTTctgtatatgtgaccctgcccgTGGAAACCCAGCTTATAAGTAATTTtcgtgatttactgttttctacacaaaaccatcctacataatataaatacattttgtgaaaatacaaccttgatatctttaatattgattatgTTTAAGATCCATTACAACACAAATTTCCTCTATAACCATTAAATCAGTTCAACTTTCTGTGATGatttctttagttttttttagcaGGGTTGTTTAAGTGGTGTGTTGATGCCTAAATGAAGATTTATTTGCTTATATTATAATACACATGCATATCCAACTTGATTTAGTCATTTGAAGGCAATAGTTACAGTAAAGCAGTGCCATGACctctatgtgtgtgttttgctgTGCTGTGTCTTGCAAGGCTGAAGTTTGGTCACCTGCAAAACTCCAGATTTTCATGGTCGTCCTCTTATCAGAGCTCaagggcagagagagagagagagagagaataaagaAGCTTTTCTTTGGGCAACACGCAACATAAGTAGGCCTAATTCTGATACTGTATATCTACTGTACTAAGATGTGTAATGCGGTTGATATTACTTTGTAATCTGTAATTTTgtgctaaaaaaatatattgataaATTTACATGAAGCTTCTTGTGTtgctacatttattttacaaactaAATTGATGACGCAGGAAGTAAAACTGTAATCGTTTTGCATGGAGAATTTGTTGATTTGATTTGGTTTGAAACCACATTtccattttcatattttttataataatatgcatttgaatgtaaacttaaaTGTTCCTAAATTATTACTCTGTAGATGGATGAAAGTGACACATTGTAGCAGACCATTTAACATGTGGCCAATTCAATGCAATTTCAACCATTATATCTCAGATGTAAATATCATCGCTGTCCTTATGAAATCTTGTATCTCcatattttgtgaatttttttgttgtcATAACTCATTATTGGTCACTCTTTGCGGCGCtttcccgaacagggattagaatacaataaaatacatgtaaaagctgtcaaaactgaaaacaacttgcactgaaatatcttaaagtacatcagtgccctttgttttgccctAAAATGCATGCCAGTAATGTTtatagtaaggcatgtttgttaacactagttatattttctaattaaactgaggcctagtcctggcttaaaggaatagtctactcattttcaatattaaaatatgttattaccttaactaagaagagtagatacatccctctattacttagtgcgtgcacgtaagcgctggggcgcgctgcgacacttcgatagcatttagcttagccacattcattcaatggtaccactcagagataaagttagaagtgaccaaacacatcaacgtttttcctatttaagacgagtagttatacgagcaagtttggtggtacaaaataaaacgtagcgcttttctaagcggatttaaaagaggaactatattgtatggcggaacagcacttttgggagtacttcaactcgcctgaaaaatccgctccccttctccctctcataatgggagagggagagtgttactgcgccgagttgaagtactcccaaaagcgctgttccgccatacaatatagttcctcttttaaatccgttTGTCAGTGGGATTTGCAAACATTCCATCAATAAAGAGTATTAAAAGTGCTTGTCAACTTAGACAACACAGTGTgtataatcatttaaaaaaatacagtgttTATTCTGTTTCTTGAAAAAGAGTGAATTTGGACATACAGGCTTTCGGAAAGACAGCGACGATATGTGGTGGTTTAAATACATTTGCACGTCTCCGTtaagtttttaaagcatttttttaaatgatgttgCATAGTTAGGTGTGTGCAGAAATGTCACATAATGTTCTTTCTTTCTCAAAAAAGGCACATacaaaactttaaataaaaaatattatttgttctTTGAAGAGACCTACCGTCTCCATTTGTTGAGTATAATTGCTTTtggtttatacattttaatcCACAGAGTTCCTACAAAGTCTCCCAAAATTGCGTGTCCTTTTTGTCACATTCATTACACTATCAACAAGGGAATAAACGGGTGGTTtaatatattggtaataaatTCATTTTCTGGGAATTTATATTTCATGACTACTTCATTATATTTCATATCCATAATGATGGAATTGCTCCATGGTAGAAATAATTCAGAAATAAGACATTGGTCATTATTTACTTTCTTCTTGTATCTCATGCCTTTTTTTTGCACATCAACTGTTCAACTTTTATGGACCaatgccttaaataaaaataagctctacactgcaaaaaatgactttgttactagtatttttgtcttgttttcagtagaaatatcaaaacattcttaaattaagatgtattttcttgataagcaaaatgacctaagaaaataagtctaatttgtagacaaaaaaaaataaacaatttaagtgaatttgtgcttaagagaaaattttgcttctcaccccattggcaattaattatgcttgttttaagcacaaattcactaaaatttgatatttttgtcttaaaactagacttattttctatgatcattttgctcatcaagaaaatacatcttaatttaagaattttttgatatttctactgaaaacaagacaaaaatattaagtaagaaagtcattttttgcagtgtattccCAGTCTTCATTTGATAGTTTTATGTAAACAGcagcttgacatttttacttttaactTAACTGCTGCAATTGGATTAATAAAGCTTTCAACCTAGTTTGTGAATGTGATGAGTCTAAATatgccaaaaaataaaaaataataatcctgTTATTCTAACAAATTGCACCCCAAAATCTCATAAACATattaactattttaaataaGTTCAATTTTATGATTCTCTTTCTTAATGAAAATTGTTTAGTTTGAGTATCTTAGAAATTTGTTAAACAAAAAATAGGCCATGTACATTATATCTGCACCAGtttgttataaataaaatgtaaaaaatgttacCAATGCCTCTAGTGATACTAGAAAATCTGTggtatttaaacatttacaggCTTTTACTTCTTTGATGTTCAGCAATGCAGAAAATGTTTCAGATTTGTGTTCTCAGTAAAAGCAATAACTGAAGAAAATCCAAGTCATAACATCAATCCTCACCTATGCACTACATACCAAAAAGAAAATGATTCGATGTTTAGACAGCGATAACACACCAAGGCTGTAGAgatattatttattcattgtaAACACGCTAGTGTTTTTTCTTTAGAGGTCATTGCAACTATCAGAGCTTCTTAGAAACATGCACATTTCTTACAATATCTAAAATATCTCACTTGCCTAAAGTGTCTTATAAAATTAAAGGAAATTTGGGGAAAAATGCAAATGCATGGCATTGGTAAAAATAAAGCTGCATAGATTTCCATTGTAAGAATCAGAAAGCTCAAACTAATTCATATATAAAACCTGAATATAAATGAAACCCAAAAGTCAAAAAagtaagaaaatatttaaagcaatatactttttacaaaacacatttaaacacatAACATAGAAAATAACTTAGCCTTCAGTGATCCCATATTTTCAGTCTTTCCCCAGACAACAGATGACTCTAGGCCAGATTTGCGTCAGAGTCAGCAGCTCCGGTGCAGATCCGGCCCGGTGTCATCTGCTATCTGGGTCAGGTTTATAAGTGTAGTACAAGTGTAGATTCAAATAGTGTACATTCAAGAACAAAAGTCTTTGGAAATTAGAAACACAATTTAAATTGCATTCAATATGGCAACTAATACAACTGTGTAGCCAGTCAGACTATATTGCACAAGTGCATTTCAGTCAGTGTACTTGTGTGTACTTGCATTATTGTTCTTCCATCGGTTGTAATACAGCAGGTTTCTTTCATCTTGTCAACTTACAAATCAGTTCATACTTCTGCAAGGACAGTAAAGTCATTTGTTAGATGTCAAGTCCAGATCCAAAAAGAGCTATGACTCTCCAATCTGGGGGATAAACATAACTATGGATGTCATTCGGTCAGTGGAAAGATGATGGCGAGCAGAGGGTGGTCGGTTGGGTGTCTTGGTGTCTGAATTTAGTAAAACCGGACCACTGAAGTTCCATTGGTGGAGCGCTCGCTCTCTGAGTCTTTCAGATGTGGCTTTCCCGTCCCTGTTCATCTCAGCAAGCTGTTGGTGTCGTCTTTGAAACACCCGCCAGAACTGCTCTTCCTGCAACATAGAATTTCgataatttgttattttgatgCCACTATTTTCAAAGTTGACAAGTTTTAGTTACTAATGCTATCTATTAAAATAGCTATTGAGGCCTCCAAGTAGTTATCTGTGTTTAACATTCAGAGACAGCTATAAGAACGCTATTTGAAGGTTGATTCcttcaaataatgtaaacattatGACTATGTGGGGctcataaaatgaaaaa
This window encodes:
- the serping1 gene encoding plasma protease C1 inhibitor encodes the protein MSLKLHLGTAISMYRIVLLLLLELSLTSCNLTIPLNLDISIPCLPDNAPVLGDSKFTWTFTPAQTHAQHLLPSQGNILHLTNLNANNEGEYRCVQEGWKGEDRVRLERKFTIHVAEPLPFREWKVIKAQAENDVILPCQVPNSLPFGPNKTTPVVWKREISGKWVQLKPKDKDEHRIVWHIRPEEQDWSIEILKAEEKDAGMYQCIPHNSTETLLMELEIEAPPLPRCYNQTGPWESCVDPENRSWRSILRESLVHFSTTVYSHLKGSKPTKNLIFSPISIATVLSNLLLGSRAETRTQLENALKIPNDYSCVHSEMKRLKELTKETLGMASTIYYAPDQTLGEAFINQSLEFYDSVPQNLTSDSDLNAKLINKWVEEKTHGKITHLVDEVDPSTMFVLVNAVYFNSKWKMVFESMNKKANFTKFSDEVENVPCLFSSKYKLAINYIQNLQAQVGRFPLTDKNSLYILLPSSTSEESFTLMESKINFDTISEMVYEMSKIALQTAEVTLPKIKLAVTTPLERLLTSLGLSDLFDDPNLCGMTTEQSPISDARHRAFLSLTEKGVEAAAATSISLSRSFPVFTALQPFILIVWNDEIGAPLFMGRIVDPNSSQ